A single region of the Vicia villosa cultivar HV-30 ecotype Madison, WI linkage group LG4, Vvil1.0, whole genome shotgun sequence genome encodes:
- the LOC131599504 gene encoding homeobox-leucine zipper protein HAT22-like, with translation MNDDGNHKTSTLDLNLQLGLGFHVEKNVNKSLVNSKNDLAFELSLKRGYVEEQVEEEDEEIAINTSNDRNGCSKKLRLTKEQSTMLEDAFKLHNTINTAQKRALAEKLNLKQRQVEVWFQNRRARTKLKQTEVNCIFLKKCHDKLSEENQKLKKELEELRALKVVAPNTTQSSSKAADWNICSSCKKIWKPNEEEDVVRKSSHSTIELD, from the exons ATGAATGATGATGGTAATCACAAAACATCCACGTTGGATCTTAATCTTCAACTTGGATTAGGATTCCATGTGGAAAAAAATGTGAACAAATCATTGGTTAATTCAAAAAATGATTTGGCCTTTGAGTTGAGTTTGAAGAGAGGCTATGTTGaagaacaagttgaagaagaagatgaagaaattgcTATTAACACCTCCAATGACAGGAACGGGTGCAGTAAGAAATTGAGGCTTACAAAGGAGCAATCTACCATGCTTGAAGATGCTTTCAAGCTTCATAACACCATCAACACT GCTCAGAAACGGGCACTTGCTGAGAAATTGAATTTAAAGCAAAGACAAGTTGAAGTTTGGTTTCAGAACAGAAGAGCAAG GACTAAGCTAAAACAAACAGAAGTAAACTGCATATTCCTAAAGAAATGTCATGACAAACTAAGTGAAGAAAATCAAAAGCTGAAGAAGGAATTAGAAGAGTTACGTGCATTAAAAGTTGTTGCACCAAACACAACTCAATCATCCTCTAAAGCTGCAGATTGGAACATTTGTTCATCATGCAAGAAAATATGGAAGcccaatgaagaagaagatgtggTTAGAAAGAGCAGCCATAGCACCATAGAGTTAGATTAG
- the LOC131599506 gene encoding glutaredoxin-C4-like yields the protein MAAYARINVTMMMVMIALAISLYWDSASASSVGEFVDKTINSHKIVIFSKTYCPYCRKAKAVFKELNQVPFVVELDERDDGSKIQDVLTNIVGKRTVPQVFINGKHLGGSDDTVEAYESGLLAKLLGIETDDHDDL from the exons ATGGCTGCATATGCAAGAATCAATGTTacaatgatgatggtgatgatagcTTTAGCAATCTCTCTTTATTGGGATTCAGCTTCAGCTTCATCCGTCGGTGAGTTTGTTGACAAGACCATAAACTCCCACAAGATCGTCATCTTTTCCAAGACTTATTGTCC GTACTGTAGAAAAGCGAAAGCCGTTTTCAAAGAATTGAACCAAGTTCCGTTTGTTGTGGAGCTTGATGAGAGAG ATGATGGTTCAAAGATTCAAGATGTTTTGACTAATATTGTTGGGAAGCGTACCGTGCCACAAGTTTTTATCAACGGGAAACACCTCGGCGGATCAGATG ATACTGTCGAAGCATATGAGAGCGGGCTTTTGGCTAAACTTCTAGGAATTGAGACTGACGATCATGATGATCTTTGA